A genome region from Micromonospora peucetia includes the following:
- a CDS encoding type II secretion system F family protein produces MAAAPADPARTAVTPVLDNVELVAVASGAACVAGLLLTVVALVGTRRPPGGPGAGRGLDRLWKGSGATGREHRAHQALLVGALAAGALAFLVTGLPVVGLLVAVAVPGTPWLFSVGKAEQRAIARIEAVGEWTRRLKDVSATGQGLQQTIIGTVGTAPEEIQEEVRLLAARLQAGWLARSALLAFADEISDPVCDQVVAALILHVTDRGERLGDVLGSIAGAAAAEVSTRREIEAKRTQPRFAVRFLTGMTLATVAYGLLNTEYISPYGTPFGQLVMAALGAAFVGLLAWVRSMSQPRRPARFLPAPDPQEVLV; encoded by the coding sequence CTGGCTGCGGCCCCGGCAGACCCGGCTCGGACGGCGGTGACGCCGGTGCTGGACAACGTCGAACTCGTCGCGGTGGCCTCCGGGGCCGCCTGCGTGGCGGGGCTGCTGCTGACGGTCGTCGCGCTGGTCGGCACCCGCCGGCCGCCCGGCGGCCCCGGCGCGGGCCGGGGCCTGGACCGGCTGTGGAAGGGCTCGGGCGCCACCGGACGCGAGCACCGGGCCCACCAGGCACTGCTGGTGGGCGCCCTGGCCGCGGGCGCGCTGGCGTTCCTGGTCACCGGCCTGCCGGTGGTCGGCCTGCTGGTCGCGGTGGCCGTTCCGGGCACCCCGTGGTTGTTCTCCGTCGGCAAGGCCGAGCAGCGGGCCATCGCCCGAATCGAGGCCGTCGGCGAGTGGACCCGCCGGCTAAAGGACGTCTCCGCCACCGGCCAGGGGCTCCAGCAGACGATCATCGGCACCGTCGGCACCGCGCCCGAGGAGATCCAGGAGGAGGTACGGCTGCTCGCCGCCCGCCTCCAGGCCGGCTGGCTGGCCCGCTCCGCGCTGCTCGCCTTCGCCGACGAGATCAGCGACCCGGTCTGCGACCAGGTGGTGGCCGCGCTGATCCTGCACGTGACCGACCGGGGCGAACGCCTCGGCGACGTGCTCGGCTCGATCGCCGGGGCGGCGGCAGCCGAGGTGTCCACCCGCCGGGAGATCGAGGCGAAACGCACCCAGCCCCGGTTCGCGGTCCGCTTCCTCACCGGGATGACCCTGGCCACCGTCGCGTACGGGCTGCTCAACACCGAATACATCAGCCCGTACGGCACGCCCTTCGGGCAGCTCGTGATGGCGGCGCTCGGCGCGGCCTTCGTCGGCCTGCTGGCCTGGGTGCGGTCGATGAGCCAGCCCCGCCGGCCGGCGCGCTTCCTGCCGGCGCCCGACCCGCAGGAGGTGCTGGTGTGA
- a CDS encoding TadE family protein produces the protein MAAARHPGPTTARRPGPTAARRLTAGGADRGANPVELAVAMPVILLLLFASIQTAAWFVARSTALNAAQSAVNAQRLHQAPPGAGEDRATRFLRAAGGWLVDWDDPAPSCQSTATEVTCTVRGRSLSVVPGVSFPVLQTAHGTVERWTTP, from the coding sequence CTGGCCGCCGCCCGGCATCCCGGTCCGACCACCGCGCGGCGCCCCGGTCCGACTGCCGCCCGGCGGCTCACGGCTGGCGGGGCCGACCGGGGAGCCAACCCGGTCGAGCTGGCGGTGGCGATGCCGGTGATCCTGCTGCTGCTCTTCGCCTCGATCCAGACGGCGGCCTGGTTCGTCGCCCGCTCCACCGCGCTCAACGCCGCACAGAGCGCGGTCAACGCGCAGCGACTGCACCAGGCCCCACCGGGAGCCGGCGAGGACCGGGCCACCCGGTTCCTGCGGGCCGCCGGTGGCTGGCTCGTCGACTGGGACGACCCCGCCCCGAGCTGCCAGAGCACCGCGACCGAGGTGACCTGCACGGTGCGCGGGCGGTCCCTGTCGGTTGTCCCCGGGGTCAGCTTCCCGGTGCTCCAGACCGCCCACGGGACCGTGGAACGGTGGACCACGCCGTGA
- a CDS encoding type II secretion system F family protein, with protein sequence MLNWQLAVAVCGGATVGLGAFLVVRELVPATPSLGPALRRLHQPPGVGQPTTPADRRLEWLTGLSRWLRPPHRQLALIDRTPEQYALSMLLSTLVGLAAPTLLGATLFAVGVRLPVVVPVLGSLGLALLCALIAHRSVLDRADRARDEFRQAICTYLDLVALQLSAAHGPVQSLERAAAVCDGWVFDRISESLRIAQMQMHSPWDELRDLAERIGITELGDVGAIMRSSGSEGAQVHETLRSRADSLRDQIRTDNLARAEGVTSRLDIPGALLVFVLLGFAVYPFIARL encoded by the coding sequence ATCCTCAACTGGCAGCTCGCGGTGGCCGTCTGCGGCGGGGCGACGGTCGGGCTGGGCGCGTTCCTGGTGGTCCGTGAGCTGGTGCCGGCCACTCCCTCACTCGGGCCCGCGCTGCGCCGACTGCACCAGCCGCCGGGCGTCGGGCAGCCCACCACCCCCGCCGACCGGCGGCTGGAGTGGCTCACCGGGCTGTCCCGCTGGCTGCGGCCACCACACCGGCAGCTCGCCCTGATCGACCGGACCCCCGAGCAGTACGCCCTGTCGATGCTGCTCTCCACGCTGGTCGGGCTCGCCGCGCCGACGCTGCTCGGCGCCACCCTGTTCGCTGTCGGCGTCCGGCTGCCGGTGGTCGTGCCCGTGCTCGGCAGCCTCGGACTGGCGCTGCTCTGCGCCCTGATCGCCCACCGGTCGGTGCTCGACCGGGCGGACCGGGCACGCGACGAGTTCCGCCAGGCGATCTGCACCTATCTGGACCTGGTCGCGTTGCAGCTCTCCGCCGCGCACGGGCCGGTGCAGTCGCTGGAGCGGGCGGCGGCGGTCTGTGACGGCTGGGTCTTCGACCGCATCTCGGAGTCCCTGCGGATCGCCCAGATGCAGATGCACTCGCCGTGGGACGAGCTGCGCGACCTCGCCGAGCGCATCGGCATCACGGAACTGGGCGATGTCGGGGCCATCATGCGCTCCTCCGGCAGCGAGGGCGCGCAGGTGCACGAGACCCTGCGCAGCCGCGCCGACTCGCTGCGCGACCAGATCCGCACCGACAACCTGGCCCGGGCCGAGGGGGTGACGAGCCGGCTCGACATCCCCGGGGCCCTGCTCGTCTTCGTCCTGCTCGGCTTCGCCGTCTACCCGTTCATCGCCCGCCTGTGA